The following proteins are encoded in a genomic region of Nitrospira sp.:
- a CDS encoding NERD domain-containing protein, translating into MTTSIDVYIGSPLEQQSERSFLNHICDDLRQANCAAIILANFTPPTRPRQIDFFVVTERCAALIELKAFNQPVEGEINGEWALVLPDGSRKKLLLPNPHTQAVQCKYALSDEVRKLSAKHPDQWLIPGNDYFYQSVEGIVCIYPEIPMGSTVTEGNFKAKVVGYRECLKTLTLTGSRSPNWNKKQWQALVMYLALTKWEKDSQLRDTTADEALSSVSSYVERFYDFWRPRIGKLVPLTLRGTDRTCKTTEVIGIISEGKHYQIIGPSGSGKTELLLHIALQSLANGIVIIFVQVKNYDGDLSHLLDVSVSYLHPGNFADLMHRCKTLNKRTALLVDAFNECPHDKKDRFLQELQSLVLKEPLPVIITAQSQLQLPQHLRGETLTFADLSLEERKAVFEAHSGDFHGDVASLLQPFKTPLELSLAGQCLSDSMASVPHMTKADLLETYTRRLTERTGEPLRVRELFMRMAEAMADQFTYSLPLREIEQIASTISDHPSSSIDLLTSALQSNLVEVRYNRGSFRHEQFQLYFEAEAFLRHNPERQLLPSNLARPRHRHLSDLVIPMISDDTVLRNTLVALEDVETVLACLRGIWGPLARSLALKDAEQVLHACFINAMEFRARIEDQDDKTLLLVSGRRTLSSYDMVLLSAVGQALYEDILLDETLSLIRRTDTNVDQIVKRWPPENRKHREQWFAEMYVVQHPGSTAAWPTSLIATSCHNSWNSQLVLPVLPKISRILEGSERPTPGELYVCCLLLRRWHWKGEPPSYLPKLLRLSWCTELYHLQLQALQFVQGCAHETIGPLRDEIVEVLSGFETNNLFLNTQLVETSMAYDLIEPTVDAESAAKEIDEIITAVDTQQAREWAYSAISKQFEDVFQGAYYTAIRELSKDDLVTLYTRGSLGAPSYGFACDYILEELITLRDARASPAFERWATEIDVESMNIQETARVFALAQCGCAIFRPFPAQLANLDSDAKRAWQLYGEILFWGNKSTLSHEDILAKCTPLWEKLRKEIPFEAIDPLMHLWNAGPSLDMKLPIKGLRELAADFQDIVQSLLEFGLVNRERLITIFERSASFQKNRRTMFLIELLGELGTLSSIKVLETLTETPDYGQTSVEAIRSIRKRGE; encoded by the coding sequence ATCGGCTCTCCGCTAGAACAGCAATCCGAAAGATCCTTCCTCAATCACATCTGTGATGATCTTCGTCAAGCCAATTGTGCGGCCATCATCCTAGCAAACTTCACCCCGCCGACTCGTCCTCGCCAGATCGACTTTTTTGTTGTGACGGAGCGCTGTGCGGCACTCATCGAACTGAAGGCATTTAACCAGCCAGTGGAGGGCGAAATTAACGGTGAGTGGGCTTTGGTTCTGCCAGACGGGTCGAGAAAGAAGCTCCTCTTACCCAATCCTCATACGCAAGCTGTCCAATGCAAGTATGCGCTTAGTGATGAAGTCCGCAAGCTTTCTGCAAAACACCCAGACCAGTGGCTCATCCCTGGCAATGACTACTTTTACCAATCTGTAGAAGGAATTGTTTGCATTTATCCTGAAATCCCAATGGGCTCGACTGTGACAGAAGGAAACTTTAAAGCCAAGGTAGTCGGCTACCGGGAGTGTCTGAAAACTCTAACTCTCACAGGCTCACGATCACCAAACTGGAACAAGAAGCAATGGCAAGCCCTTGTCATGTATCTCGCGTTGACGAAATGGGAGAAAGATAGCCAGCTCCGAGACACTACAGCTGATGAGGCTCTCTCGTCGGTCTCAAGCTATGTCGAACGTTTTTATGATTTTTGGAGGCCGCGGATTGGAAAGCTTGTTCCTCTTACGCTTCGAGGGACAGACCGCACATGTAAAACTACAGAGGTGATCGGGATCATTTCGGAGGGCAAGCACTACCAAATCATCGGACCTTCTGGAAGCGGGAAAACAGAACTACTTCTTCACATCGCCTTGCAGTCTCTAGCGAACGGCATCGTCATCATCTTTGTGCAGGTGAAAAACTATGACGGCGACCTGTCACATCTTCTCGATGTGAGCGTGTCCTACCTTCATCCGGGTAACTTTGCGGACTTAATGCATCGATGCAAGACTCTCAATAAACGGACAGCCCTGCTTGTGGATGCGTTCAACGAATGTCCTCATGATAAGAAAGACAGATTCTTGCAGGAACTCCAATCTTTGGTTCTCAAAGAACCGCTTCCCGTCATTATCACCGCTCAGAGTCAGCTACAGCTACCGCAGCATCTCAGGGGTGAAACACTGACTTTTGCTGACCTCTCTTTGGAGGAGAGAAAGGCCGTCTTTGAGGCGCACTCGGGTGACTTCCATGGAGACGTGGCGAGCTTGCTACAGCCGTTTAAGACTCCTCTTGAATTGAGCCTGGCGGGGCAATGTCTTTCAGATTCTATGGCAAGTGTGCCCCACATGACAAAGGCTGATTTGCTGGAAACCTATACGCGTCGCCTTACGGAGAGGACTGGCGAGCCGCTAAGGGTCCGTGAGCTCTTCATGAGGATGGCGGAGGCAATGGCGGATCAGTTTACCTATAGTCTTCCGCTTCGGGAGATAGAACAGATTGCATCAACTATTTCTGACCATCCGTCTTCCTCTATCGATCTGCTCACTAGTGCCTTACAGTCCAATCTCGTAGAGGTTCGCTACAACCGCGGCTCTTTTCGCCACGAACAATTCCAGTTGTATTTTGAAGCCGAAGCGTTTCTGCGACACAATCCGGAGAGGCAGCTCCTGCCCTCAAATCTCGCTCGCCCGCGCCATCGACATTTATCTGACCTAGTAATCCCGATGATCAGTGATGACACGGTGTTACGAAATACGCTGGTTGCCTTGGAAGATGTTGAGACAGTCTTGGCCTGCTTACGTGGTATTTGGGGGCCGCTCGCAAGGAGCTTAGCGCTGAAGGACGCAGAACAGGTCCTACATGCATGTTTTATCAATGCAATGGAGTTCAGAGCCCGCATTGAGGATCAAGATGACAAGACTCTGTTGCTTGTATCGGGTCGTCGAACCTTATCGAGCTATGACATGGTTCTTTTGAGCGCAGTAGGACAGGCCTTGTACGAAGACATCTTGTTGGATGAAACTTTATCATTGATCCGACGGACTGACACGAATGTAGACCAAATAGTAAAGAGATGGCCTCCTGAAAACAGAAAGCACAGAGAGCAATGGTTTGCAGAGATGTATGTTGTCCAACATCCCGGTAGCACGGCAGCATGGCCTACTTCGTTAATTGCTACGTCATGCCATAACTCATGGAATTCCCAACTGGTTCTGCCGGTACTTCCAAAAATCTCAAGGATACTTGAAGGCTCGGAGCGTCCTACGCCTGGTGAATTGTATGTGTGTTGCCTCTTGCTTAGACGGTGGCACTGGAAGGGCGAACCTCCAAGTTATCTCCCGAAACTCTTACGACTATCCTGGTGCACTGAGCTCTATCATCTCCAACTGCAAGCGCTTCAATTCGTTCAGGGGTGCGCACATGAAACAATCGGACCTTTGCGAGATGAGATTGTTGAAGTACTTTCTGGGTTTGAAACGAACAACCTTTTCCTCAATACACAATTGGTGGAAACAAGTATGGCTTACGACTTGATCGAGCCGACGGTCGATGCTGAAAGCGCAGCCAAGGAGATTGACGAGATTATTACGGCAGTCGATACCCAGCAAGCCCGAGAATGGGCGTATTCGGCAATAAGCAAGCAATTCGAGGATGTATTTCAGGGCGCTTATTACACTGCAATCCGTGAGCTGTCCAAAGATGACCTCGTTACCCTCTATACACGAGGTTCGCTTGGAGCTCCCAGCTATGGATTTGCCTGTGATTACATCCTTGAAGAGCTGATCACATTGCGCGATGCAAGGGCATCGCCTGCATTTGAGAGATGGGCGACAGAAATAGACGTGGAATCCATGAACATACAGGAAACTGCTCGCGTATTTGCACTCGCACAATGTGGATGTGCCATTTTTCGACCCTTCCCGGCACAACTGGCCAACCTAGACTCAGACGCGAAACGTGCTTGGCAGCTCTATGGGGAGATCTTGTTCTGGGGAAATAAATCGACACTATCTCATGAGGACATCCTGGCGAAGTGTACGCCCCTTTGGGAGAAGTTGAGGAAAGAGATTCCTTTCGAAGCCATCGACCCGTTGATGCATCTGTGGAATGCTGGTCCGTCACTAGATATGAAGCTTCCCATAAAGGGCCTTCGAGAATTAGCCGCCGACTTTCAGGACATAGTGCAATCATTGCTGGAATTTGGTTTGGTCAACCGAGAAAGGCTCATCACCATCTTTGAGCGTTCGGCTTCATTTCAGAAAAACAGACGGACTATGTTCCTCATCGAACTTCTCGGTGAACTTGGTACATTATCGAGTATAAAAGTGTTGGAGACATTGACTGAAACACCGGACTACGGCCAGACTTCAGTTGAAGCCATCCGCTCGATCCGAAAACGAGGCGAATAA